Proteins found in one Pelorhabdus rhamnosifermentans genomic segment:
- a CDS encoding sodium:solute symporter family protein, whose translation MSIPLIIVLLYIVMLFAISLYARHRASKNSTGFLLAGRQLNTAMVAVNISGVAVGAASTIGVAENAFQVGISAGWYTVAWAAGAIAMGIIGAKRYRAVEVTTLPQFFEHYYDTKGRTASVFGLIIIQLVITSLQYLAGGAILSSLLPNIFTMETGMYTSAVVFIGVTLIGGLWSSGLANILSITLIYFGIIVSTIQVIFRQGGLSEIALNLPATTDWFGPIGGLGMATITGWFVVMITQTLSAQGPVQIACAAKTENTARRGFLWGAVIILPIGFLCALLGLSAKASYPSIQATMALPQIIMSLHPALAGITLSALWAVDVSTACHLLLGAGALFCQDIYKRFLHPTVTEKTYLLVNRLTVLGLGLLTLFFAFHAVGILKTLLMGLSLTTAFTLVFLCTLFVPQLCRKSSAFYTTLAGILALVAWQFIPAVRVFSHPIYLEWVVCLSAFGLTALIDKRHITESDETETKLSLIGATTKS comes from the coding sequence ATGTCAATTCCCTTAATTATCGTATTGCTGTACATTGTTATGCTATTTGCTATTAGTCTTTATGCCAGACATCGCGCGTCAAAAAATAGTACCGGTTTTTTACTTGCCGGTCGACAGCTCAATACAGCCATGGTTGCTGTCAATATTTCCGGCGTCGCTGTCGGAGCGGCCTCAACCATTGGTGTGGCCGAAAATGCCTTTCAAGTCGGAATATCAGCAGGCTGGTATACTGTTGCTTGGGCAGCGGGTGCCATTGCGATGGGTATCATTGGTGCCAAACGATATCGCGCCGTGGAAGTTACAACACTGCCACAGTTTTTTGAACATTATTATGATACAAAAGGTCGCACAGCCAGTGTATTCGGCCTCATTATTATTCAACTTGTCATTACATCACTTCAATATTTGGCAGGTGGCGCTATTTTGTCTTCGCTGCTGCCGAATATTTTTACCATGGAAACAGGCATGTATACAAGTGCCGTCGTCTTTATCGGTGTGACACTCATTGGTGGTCTCTGGTCTTCAGGGCTTGCCAATATTTTAAGCATTACACTCATTTATTTTGGTATTATTGTCAGCACCATTCAAGTTATCTTCCGTCAGGGAGGTTTATCCGAAATTGCATTGAACCTTCCGGCAACAACGGACTGGTTTGGTCCGATTGGTGGATTAGGAATGGCAACCATCACAGGTTGGTTCGTTGTCATGATTACACAAACCCTTTCCGCACAAGGACCAGTTCAAATTGCTTGTGCAGCCAAAACAGAAAATACAGCCAGACGAGGCTTTTTATGGGGGGCTGTTATCATTTTACCCATTGGTTTTCTCTGTGCACTCCTTGGTTTGTCTGCCAAAGCAAGCTACCCTTCCATTCAAGCAACAATGGCTTTACCGCAAATCATCATGAGCCTTCACCCCGCCCTTGCTGGCATCACCCTATCGGCTTTATGGGCAGTAGATGTATCGACGGCTTGCCACTTATTACTTGGTGCTGGCGCATTATTCTGCCAGGATATTTATAAACGTTTTTTACATCCCACTGTGACTGAAAAAACTTATCTTCTTGTCAACCGACTCACAGTGCTTGGACTCGGACTTTTAACGCTATTCTTTGCCTTTCATGCCGTTGGCATTTTGAAAACCCTGCTGATGGGATTAAGCTTGACAACAGCATTTACACTCGTCTTTTTATGCACCCTCTTCGTACCTCAGCTTTGTCGAAAGAGTTCTGCTTTTTATACAACGTTAGCAGGGATTCTAGCCCTTGTTGCTTGGCAATTCATTCCTGCTGTACGCGTTTTTTCCCATCCCATTTATCTTGAATGGGTCGTCTGTCTCAGTGCCTTTGGTCTCACAGCCCTCATTGACAAACGGCATATTACGGAAAGCGATGAAACAGAAACAAAATTATCACTCATAGGAGCCACAACAAAATCATGA
- a CDS encoding GtrA family protein: MYATIIKTIDRNSGLIDQLIRYFCVGGISAGVDWIIFYILNVTCGIYYMFAATGSFLLSVVVNFFWGRKLAFKNRCKFTSKVEALNILGINTMGLIWNILLMWLAIEMVKLTTMEAKIGATGIVFLWNFSLRRWWLYKQTVTKSPHS; this comes from the coding sequence ATGTATGCTACAATAATAAAAACGATCGACCGAAATAGCGGTTTGATAGATCAGCTTATCCGATACTTTTGCGTTGGCGGTATTTCCGCTGGTGTCGATTGGATCATCTTTTATATTCTAAACGTAACTTGCGGAATTTATTATATGTTTGCTGCTACAGGAAGTTTTCTTTTATCAGTTGTAGTTAACTTCTTTTGGGGCAGGAAACTGGCATTTAAGAATCGGTGTAAGTTTACATCGAAGGTGGAAGCTCTAAACATATTGGGCATTAACACAATGGGTTTAATATGGAATATATTGCTTATGTGGCTGGCTATCGAAATGGTGAAGTTAACAACAATGGAAGCGAAGATAGGAGCAACGGGAATCGTATTCTTGTGGAATTTTTCTTTACGAAGATGGTGGTTGTATAAACAGACAGTGACAAAATCCCCCCATTCGTAG
- a CDS encoding HutP family protein — protein MTENFSMDVGRAALRLALSQTREEEQQLREHYVTQNITAIAVDFGGEFIPLMKKIIERATVAAQKQGLVPANHVGEGAVAGATKAALEQISTKALGMSVGGKIGIARYGEHLCVALFFGVGMLNLNEVAVALAHRSIPNQ, from the coding sequence ATGACGGAAAATTTCAGTATGGATGTCGGCCGTGCGGCGTTACGACTGGCCCTAAGTCAAACTCGTGAAGAAGAACAGCAGCTACGCGAACATTATGTGACTCAAAATATTACTGCCATTGCTGTAGATTTCGGCGGAGAATTTATTCCTTTAATGAAAAAAATTATTGAACGGGCCACCGTAGCGGCACAGAAACAGGGACTCGTTCCTGCCAATCATGTCGGTGAGGGAGCCGTTGCAGGTGCAACCAAAGCCGCTTTAGAACAAATATCTACCAAGGCACTGGGCATGAGCGTCGGCGGTAAGATTGGCATTGCACGCTATGGTGAACACCTCTGCGTAGCCTTATTTTTCGGTGTAGGCATGCTAAATCTCAATGAGGTGGCCGTCGCCTTAGCCCATCGTTCCATACCAAATCAATAA
- a CDS encoding NAD-dependent epimerase/dehydratase family protein — protein sequence MKILVTGSAGFIAGYLVEELLKRGHSIVGIDNFSKYGPVEKSYDHNPRYLFVRGDVKDIDLMKELIADCDQVVAIAAMIGGITYFHEYAYDLLAENERIAAATFDAAIWAHQQKKLQKINVLSSSMVYESTTVYPSPEGEQLCCPPPLSTYGFQKLACEYFAKGAWEQYKLPYTIIRPFNCVGTGERRAISEKEILSGNVKLAMSHVVPDLVQKVLKGQDPLHILGAGNQIRHYTSGADLAEGIALCVESEKAINEDFNLSTPVSTNVLELAEAIWQKVNGDKPFRYVSDKPFVYDVQKRVPAVEKAKTLLGFEAKSKLSDMLDEVIPWIKEQMKAGNI from the coding sequence ATGAAAATACTTGTTACAGGTTCTGCTGGTTTTATTGCAGGCTATTTGGTGGAGGAACTACTGAAGCGTGGCCATTCCATTGTGGGGATTGATAACTTCAGTAAATATGGCCCCGTTGAGAAGTCTTATGATCATAATCCACGCTACTTGTTTGTTCGCGGTGATGTGAAGGACATTGACTTAATGAAAGAGTTAATAGCAGATTGTGACCAAGTAGTTGCTATTGCGGCAATGATTGGCGGGATTACCTACTTCCACGAATATGCATATGATTTGTTGGCAGAAAATGAAAGAATAGCAGCAGCCACATTTGATGCTGCTATTTGGGCACATCAACAGAAAAAGCTACAAAAAATCAATGTCCTATCGTCTTCTATGGTATATGAATCTACTACAGTTTATCCTAGTCCTGAGGGTGAACAACTGTGTTGTCCGCCTCCACTTTCTACCTATGGATTTCAAAAGTTGGCGTGTGAGTATTTTGCAAAAGGTGCTTGGGAACAGTACAAACTTCCTTATACAATTATCCGTCCATTTAACTGTGTAGGAACCGGCGAGCGCAGAGCCATAAGCGAAAAAGAAATTCTCTCCGGGAATGTTAAACTGGCGATGAGTCATGTTGTTCCAGATCTTGTTCAGAAAGTATTAAAAGGTCAAGACCCACTGCACATCCTAGGTGCGGGCAATCAAATCCGTCATTATACTTCTGGCGCTGATTTGGCTGAAGGAATTGCACTGTGTGTTGAAAGTGAGAAAGCCATTAATGAAGACTTTAATCTTTCCACGCCTGTTTCAACTAACGTATTGGAATTAGCTGAAGCAATTTGGCAAAAGGTGAATGGGGACAAGCCATTCCGCTATGTATCGGATAAGCCTTTCGTATATGATGTCCAAAAACGTGTACCTGCGGTCGAGAAGGCAAAAACATTACTTGGGTTTGAAGCAAAGTCGAAGTTGAGTGATATGTTGGATGAAGTGATACCTTGGATCAAAGAACAAATGAAGGCGGGAAACATATAA
- a CDS encoding glycosyltransferase: MLDLVAPVYNEGSNIENLLTQVENAIKVEKRLMLIYDSDDDNTIPAVERVRAQYSFPICLKKNIYGRGALNAIKTGLHTFEGNIVLVLMADLSDSLDVVDKMYDKVVKERYHLVCGSRYMKGGKQYGGPFIKKILSRFAGVSLHWTVGIPTHDISNSFKMYHRAVIDSITIESCGGFEIGMEITVKAFCNGYRITEVPSLWYDRVEGESRFQLLKWLPNYLKWYWFVIRETWLNGGHVRHVCYNNKNDRPK, translated from the coding sequence ATGCTTGATTTGGTTGCACCAGTCTATAATGAAGGCTCAAATATCGAAAATCTGCTTACACAGGTCGAAAATGCGATAAAAGTCGAAAAGCGTCTGATGCTAATATATGATAGTGACGACGATAATACGATACCTGCGGTTGAAAGAGTTCGAGCGCAGTACAGCTTCCCTATTTGTTTGAAAAAGAACATTTACGGTCGAGGAGCGTTAAATGCCATTAAGACTGGCTTACATACATTTGAAGGAAATATTGTTTTGGTTCTAATGGCAGATTTATCGGATAGTCTTGATGTTGTGGATAAGATGTATGATAAAGTTGTAAAAGAGAGATATCATCTTGTTTGTGGTTCCCGCTATATGAAAGGCGGCAAACAGTATGGAGGGCCTTTTATTAAGAAAATTTTGTCTCGCTTTGCCGGGGTAAGCTTGCATTGGACGGTGGGTATCCCTACTCACGATATATCTAATAGCTTTAAAATGTATCATAGGGCTGTTATTGATTCTATCACTATTGAGAGTTGTGGCGGTTTTGAAATTGGTATGGAAATTACAGTAAAAGCATTTTGCAACGGCTACCGTATAACAGAGGTTCCTTCTTTATGGTATGACCGGGTAGAGGGAGAGTCTCGGTTTCAACTACTAAAATGGCTGCCTAATTATCTAAAGTGGTATTGGTTTGTGATTCGTGAAACATGGCTTAATGGAGGGCATGTAAGACATGTATGCTACAATAATAAAAACGATCGACCGAAATAG